One genomic segment of Flavobacteriaceae bacterium includes these proteins:
- a CDS encoding OmpH family outer membrane protein, producing the protein MKNLKNLLLIAVFILGMGSVASAQKIAHIDFSKVVASMPEMQVLNKDLEKIEKTWKDELQGMEKKLQDKYTKYTAESKAQTDAINEKRALEIQEDQKRLSQSNQMAQNDIQQKMNDGLAPIVEKARKAIQEIADAKGITYVIDSSKGILIAFDKGEDLFPLVKTKLGLVELPAPKK; encoded by the coding sequence ATGAAAAATTTAAAGAATTTACTATTAATTGCAGTTTTTATATTAGGTATGGGTAGTGTTGCCAGTGCACAGAAAATAGCCCATATAGATTTTAGCAAAGTAGTAGCAAGTATGCCGGAAATGCAAGTTTTAAACAAAGATTTAGAGAAGATTGAAAAAACTTGGAAAGACGAATTGCAGGGAATGGAAAAGAAACTACAAGATAAGTATACCAAATATACTGCAGAGTCAAAGGCGCAGACAGATGCCATTAATGAAAAAAGAGCACTTGAAATTCAGGAAGATCAAAAAAGATTGAGTCAATCCAACCAAATGGCTCAAAATGATATACAACAAAAGATGAATGACGGGCTAGCTCCAATCGTAGAAAAAGCTCGTAAAGCAATTCAGGAAATTGCAGATGCTAAAGGAATTACCTATGTCATTGATTCTTCCAAAGGTATTTTAATTGCTTTTGATAAAGGAGAAGACTTATTTCCCCTTGTTAAAACAAAATTAGGACTCGTGGAATTACCGGCACCTAAGAAATAA